The Staphylococcus saprophyticus subsp. saprophyticus ATCC 15305 = NCTC 7292 genome contains the following window.
CAGAAACATTTGAGGAAATGGGAGTTCGAGGAAGAGTACTTGGTGTGAGTCAACAAACACGTTATAAGCAACAAGAAATACCTATTTATTTAGATGATTTAGTTATTATTTTTACAGATGGCGTAACTGAAGTCAGAAATGAAGCGGGCGACTTTTTAGACAAACAACATTTATTAGATATGATTCATAAATATAAACATATGCACCCTCAAGATATTGTGCAATTATTATATGAAGCCATATTAAAAATACAAAACCCAGATAAAAGAGATGATTTAACGATATTAATCATTAAAAGAGTAAATTAGTTTTTAGTGTTTAGATTTAAAATTTAAATTTAAGGGTATAAATGTTATTAATGAGACTATAATTAGGAGTGTAATGTTATGAAGCTTAATATTGAGACTGTAACTCATGATTCACATTATGAGGTGAAAGTTGGCGGTGAACTGGATGTATATACAGTTCCTGAATTAGAAGAAGTCTTAGTTCCAATGAGACAAGAGGGAACACACGATATCTATGTGAATTTAGAAAATGTGAGTTACATGGATTCAACAGGATTAGGTTTATTTGTAGGTACATTAAAAGCATTAAACCAAAACGATAAAGAATTATATATATTAGGTGTTTCAGATCGAATAAGTCGTCTTTTTGATATAACTGGATTAAAAGATTTGATGCATGTTAATGAAGGAACGGAGGTCGAATAACATGCAATTTAAACAAGATTATATAGAAATGCGTTTACCAGCATCCGCAGAATATGTAAGTTTAATTCGTTTGACATTATCCGGTGTATTTTCAAGAGCAGGTGCGTCATATGATGATATAGAAGATGCTAAAATTGCTGTCAGCGAAGCAGTGACTAATGCAGTGAAACACGCTTATAAAGATGATTACAATCAAGTGGGGATGATTAATCTTTGCTTCGAAATCTTCGATGATAAAATTAAAATTATTATTTCTGATCAAGGTGATAGTTTCGATTATGAAGAAACAAAAGCAAAATTAGGACCATATAAAGAAAATGAAAACATAGACTTCCTTAGAGAAGGCGGTTTGGGTCTGTTTTTAATTGAATCTTTAATGGATGAGGTTACAGTTGATAAACAATCAGGTGTGACAATCAGTATGATAAAGTATATTAAAAAAGAGCAGGTGCGAAATAATGGCGAGAGAGTCGAAATCAGTTAATGATGTATCACCTGAACAAATAAACCAATGGATTATGCAGCATCAAAACAATGAAAATACAGATGCACAAGATCAACTTGTAAGACATTATAGAAAGTTAATCGAATCCTTGGCATATAAATATTCTAAAGGTCAATCTCATCACGAAGACCTCGTTCAGGTTGGTTGGTTTAATCGGTGCAATCAATCGATTTGACTTGTCCTTTGATAGAAAGTTTGAAGCCTTTTTAGTACCAACTGTAATTGGTGAGATTAAACGCTATTTGCGTGATAAAACATGGAGTGTTCATGTACCTAGAAGAATCAAAGAAATTGGACCACGAATTAAGAAAGTTACAGATGAATTAACAAATGAACTCGAACGTTCACCTTCTATTACTGAAATTGCAGATCGATTAGAAGTGAATGAAGAAGATGTGCTTGAAGCAATGGAAATGGGTCAAAGCTACAATGCGTTGAGCGTAGATCATTCTATTGAAGCAGATAAAGACGGTTCGACTGTAACTTTACTAGATATCATGGGTCAACAAGATGATAATTATGATTTAACAGAAAAAAGGATGATATTGGAAAAAATACTTCCAATACTTTCAGAACGAGAAAGACAAATTATTCAATGTACTTTTATTGAAGGTTTAAGCCAAAAAGAAACAGGAGAACGAATTGGCTTAAGTCAAATGCATGTATCAAGATTGCAGAGAACAGCGATTAAGAAATTACAGGAAGCAGCAAATAAATAAATTGAATATATAGACAAGGCAGATTTCGAATTTTATGGAATCTGCTTTTTAATTGTATTGATGATTCTGAGAGAGTCATGTGATACAGATATGTTAAAATGTATTTATTAACAAAATAATATTACATAATGATAAGCGGAGGATTTCATGGATAGTAATTTAATTCAATCAATCAGAGATAAATATAGCTTCACAACCAAGCAAATTAATGCTGTTTTATCTTTATTAGAAGATAAAAATACAGTACCCTTTATAGCTCGTTATAGAAAAGAGCAAACAGGTGGTTTGGATGAAGTAGAAATTAAACAAATTGATGATGAATATCAATATATGGTAAATCTACAGAAGAGAAAAGAAGAAGTTATTAATAATATCGAAGAACAAGGCTTATTAACTTCGGATTTGAAAAGTGATATTTTAAAACAAAAAAAATTACAAAGAGTAGAAGATTTATACAGACCGTTCAAACAGAAAAAGAAAACAAGAGCAACTGAGGCAAAACGAAAAGGATTAGAGCCATTTGCGCAATGGTTACAACAAACAAATATAGACACATCTGTTGAAACGAAAGCACAACAATTTATTAACGATGAAGTCACAAGTGTAGAAGATGCAATCAAAGGCGCTCAAGATATCATTGCAGAAATTGTTTCAGATAAACCTATATATAGAAGTAAAATACTTAAAGATACATTTCAACAGGGCAATATTATAACGCAAAAGAAAAAGCATGCAGAAGATGAGAAAGAAATTTTTTCTATGTATTATGATTATACCGAACCGATTAAAAAAATCGCCAATCATCGAGTGCTTGCAGTTAATCGTGGTGAAAAAGAAAAGGTTTTATCAGTTAAAATAGAAATGGATATACAAGGGATAGAAAATTTTATTAGAAGCAAAGAAATATCATCTGAACATAATGGTACCTATGTCATTATAGATGCTATTAAAGATAGTTTGAAAAGATTAATCATGCCATCGATCGAAAGAGAAATAAGAAGTGATTTAACTGAAAAAGCTGAAAATCATGCAATCGATGTATTTAGTGAAAATTTGAGAAACTTGTTATTACAACCACCTATGAAAGGAAAGCAAATACTTGGTGTTGATCCCGCTTTTAGAACAGGTTGTAAACTTGCAGTCATTAAT
Protein-coding sequences here:
- a CDS encoding anti-sigma factor antagonist; amino-acid sequence: MKLNIETVTHDSHYEVKVGGELDVYTVPELEEVLVPMRQEGTHDIYVNLENVSYMDSTGLGLFVGTLKALNQNDKELYILGVSDRISRLFDITGLKDLMHVNEGTEVE
- the rsbW gene encoding anti-sigma B factor RsbW, with product MQFKQDYIEMRLPASAEYVSLIRLTLSGVFSRAGASYDDIEDAKIAVSEAVTNAVKHAYKDDYNQVGMINLCFEIFDDKIKIIISDQGDSFDYEETKAKLGPYKENENIDFLREGGLGLFLIESLMDEVTVDKQSGVTISMIKYIKKEQVRNNGERVEIS